The genome window CGATCGCGGCCTTCACCTTGGTGCTGATGGCCGACGGCAGCGGCACGTAGCCCTTGGTCGCGATGGCCTGCTGGCCGGCGTCGCTGATGGTGTAGTTCAGGAAGGACTTCAGGCTGTCCAGGGTGGCCGGGTTGTTGCCCTTGTCGCAGGCGACCTCGTAGGTGACCAGGACGATCGGGTAGGCGTTCTCGGCCTTGGTGCCGTAGTCCAGCTGCAGCGCCAGGTCGTTGCCGGTGCCGACCACGGTGGAGTTGCCCAGGGTGATCGCGGCGTTGGCGGCGGTCGGGTCGACGGCCTTGCTGGCGCCGGTGGAGATCGAGGCGCTGGAGAGGTTGTTGATCTGGGCGTACGACAGCTCGACGTAGCCGATGGAGCCCTTGGTGGCCTTGATCTGCGAGGCGACGCCGGCGCTGCCGGCGGCCGACTGACCGCCCTGACCCGCCCAGGTCTTGCTCGGCGCGGCGGTCCAGGCGCCGTTCGAGGTCTTGGCGAAGTACGAGGTCAGGTTGTAGCTGGTGCCCGAGTCGTCCGAGCGGTGGAAGGTCGTGATCGCGGTGTCCGGCAGGGTGACGCCCGGGTTCAGCGCGGCGATCGCCGGGTCGTTCCACTTGGTGATGGCACCGTTGAAGATCTTCGCGGTGGTCGGGCCGTCCAGGGTCAGGTGGCTGACGCCGTCCACGTTGTAGACGATCGAGACCAGGCCGGCGACCATCGGCAGGTCGATCGCCTGGCCACCGCCGGTGCAGACCGCCTTGGAGGCGTCGACGTCGGCCGGCTTCAGCGCGAAGTCGGTGCCCGCGAAGGCGACCTTGCCCTGGTTGAACTGCGCGACACCGGCGCCGGAGCCGACACCGTTGTAGTTCAGCGTGGTGCCGGAGCAGGCGGCGCCGTAGGCGTTCTTCCACACGTCGATGGCGTTGCCCTGCGCGGTGGAACCGGCGGCCAGCAGGTTGGCCTGCTTGCTCGCGCAGGCGATCGCGGCGGCCTGGCTGGCGCTACCGCTCGCGGTCGAGTTGCTGCTGGTGCTGTTGTTGTTGTCCGAGCCGCAGGCCGCGAGCGACAGCGAGCTGAC of Kitasatospora viridis contains these proteins:
- the pstS gene encoding phosphate ABC transporter substrate-binding protein PstS translates to MKLQRNGRTKALAIGAVALVSSLSLAACGSDNNNSTSSNSTASGSASQAAAIACASKQANLLAAGSTAQGNAIDVWKNAYGAACSGTTLNYNGVGSGAGVAQFNQGKVAFAGTDFALKPADVDASKAVCTGGGQAIDLPMVAGLVSIVYNVDGVSHLTLDGPTTAKIFNGAITKWNDPAIAALNPGVTLPDTAITTFHRSDDSGTSYNLTSYFAKTSNGAWTAAPSKTWAGQGGQSAAGSAGVASQIKATKGSIGYVELSYAQINNLSSASISTGASKAVDPTAANAAITLGNSTVVGTGNDLALQLDYGTKAENAYPIVLVTYEVACDKGNNPATLDSLKSFLNYTISDAGQQAIATKGYVPLPSAISTKVKAAIGNLA